Part of the Streptomyces sp. HSG2 genome, TGCATCGCCACATGCCGTCCCCGCCTGCCGCCGCTAAGGTCGCGGCGGGTAGACGTCCATTCCGTCGTGGCGGGTACACGTCGCCCGACCGGTGCCGGGGCGGGTGTCGGTCGACAGGACCTATCGCGGGGAGCGGCGTTCGTGGCGTTCGACTGGATCGACGAGCAGGCGGCACGGCGTCGCCGCGCGGGACTGACGCGCGGCCTGCGCCCCCGTTCCGCGGACTGCCGGTTGCTCGACCTCGCCGGCAACGACTACCTCGGACTGGCGCGGCATCCGGAGGTCGTCGCCGGAGCGGTCCGGGCGGCGCGAACCTGGGGCGGCGGCGCCACCGGGTCCCGCCTGGTCACCGGGACCACCGAACTCCACGGCGAGTTGGAGCGCGAGTTGGCCGCCTTCTGCGGTTTCGAGGCGGCGCTCGTCTTCTCCTCGGGGTACGCCGCCAACCTCGCGGCCGTCACCGCGCTCGCGCCGCACGGCTCCCGCATCGTCTCGGACGCCGGCAACCACGCCTCGCTCATCGACGGTTGCCGGCTGGCCGCCGGAGGCGTCCAGGTCGTCCCGCACGCCGACCCGGACGCCGTGGACAAGGCACTGTCCGGCCACGACGGGCCGGCGGTCGCCGTGACGGACACCGTCTTCTCCGTGGACGGGGACGCCGCCCCGTTGGTCGCGCTGGCACGGGTGGCCCGGACTCACGGGGCCGGACTCGTGCTCGACGACGCGCACGGCCTCGGCGTGCTCGGCGCCGGGGGACGCGGCGCCCCCCACGCGGCCGGGCTGGCCGGCGACCCCTCCGTGGTGGCCACGGTGACGCTGTCCAAGTCGCTCGCCGCGCAGGGCGGCGCCGTCCTCGGACCGACCCGCGTCGTGTCCCACCTCGTCGACACGGCCCGCACGTTCATCTTCGACACGGGGCTCGCGCCCGCGTCGGCGGGCGCGGCGCTCGCCGCCCTCCGCGTGCTGCGCCGCGAACCCGAGAGGGCGGTCCGGGCCCGGACGGTCGCGGCGGGGCTGCACGCCCGGCTCACGGCGGCGGGCCTGCCCTGCGCCCGACCGGACGCGGCCGTCGTCTCGGTACGGGCTCCCTCCGCCGAGGACGCGGTGCGCTGGGCGTCGGACTGCCGATCCGCAGGTCTTGCCGTGGGCTGCTTCCGCCCGCCGTCCGTGCCCGACGGAGTCTCCCGGATCAGGCTGACGGCGCGCGCGGACCTGGACGACGCCCGAGTCGAACAGGCGGTGACCACTCTCCTCACGACGGCACCCGGATCCGGCGTCCGCCCGGGGTGAGGGTCCCTCCCGCCCCGGCCCCGCCGGCAGCCTCCCGGGATGTCGGGCCGCTGCCGCGGGAACGGGGGCGACGCCGTCCATACGGGCGGAGTTCACCGCTTCGAGGGACAGGGGCGGGCGCATCCCGGC contains:
- a CDS encoding 8-amino-7-oxononanoate synthase, yielding MAFDWIDEQAARRRRAGLTRGLRPRSADCRLLDLAGNDYLGLARHPEVVAGAVRAARTWGGGATGSRLVTGTTELHGELERELAAFCGFEAALVFSSGYAANLAAVTALAPHGSRIVSDAGNHASLIDGCRLAAGGVQVVPHADPDAVDKALSGHDGPAVAVTDTVFSVDGDAAPLVALARVARTHGAGLVLDDAHGLGVLGAGGRGAPHAAGLAGDPSVVATVTLSKSLAAQGGAVLGPTRVVSHLVDTARTFIFDTGLAPASAGAALAALRVLRREPERAVRARTVAAGLHARLTAAGLPCARPDAAVVSVRAPSAEDAVRWASDCRSAGLAVGCFRPPSVPDGVSRIRLTARADLDDARVEQAVTTLLTTAPGSGVRPG